The following coding sequences lie in one Sphingobium sp. KCTC 72723 genomic window:
- a CDS encoding SDR family oxidoreductase, which yields MAGSLAGKVALVTGASSGIGQAAALALAQAGATVALSARRVDRLGALVDRIHGAGGKAIALPGDVAVEAEATRAVTDTVAQLGRIDILVNSAGVIQSGGVESLSLDEWRRVIDINLLGTLYTCKAAIGPMKAQGSGDIINISSTAGRRAAGLFGPYSTSKFGLTGLTESLRQEVGGAGIRVAIVEPGATATEVADGISDPAMRAAMTDHVGKDSAMQPDDIAQAILFITSLPARANVSQILIRPTADTAAM from the coding sequence ATGGCAGGCAGCCTTGCAGGAAAGGTCGCGCTGGTGACAGGCGCGTCGTCGGGCATCGGGCAAGCCGCCGCACTGGCGCTGGCGCAGGCCGGGGCAACGGTCGCGCTGTCGGCCCGGCGCGTCGACCGGCTCGGCGCACTGGTCGATCGCATCCATGGCGCGGGTGGCAAGGCCATCGCCCTGCCCGGCGACGTGGCGGTGGAGGCGGAGGCAACCCGCGCCGTGACCGACACTGTCGCACAGCTTGGCCGCATCGACATTCTCGTCAATTCCGCCGGTGTCATCCAGTCGGGCGGGGTGGAAAGCCTGTCGCTCGACGAATGGCGCCGCGTGATCGACATCAACCTGCTCGGCACGCTCTACACCTGTAAGGCGGCGATCGGCCCGATGAAAGCTCAGGGCAGCGGCGACATCATCAACATTTCCTCCACTGCCGGGCGGCGCGCGGCGGGGCTGTTTGGTCCCTATTCCACCAGCAAGTTCGGCCTGACCGGCCTGACTGAAAGCCTGCGGCAGGAAGTAGGCGGGGCGGGCATCCGCGTCGCTATCGTGGAGCCGGGCGCGACCGCGACGGAGGTGGCGGACGGCATCAGCGATCCGGCGATGCGCGCGGCGATGACCGACCATGTGGGGAAGGACAGCGCGATGCAGCCCGACGACATCGCGCAAGCGATCCTTTTCATCACCTCATTGCCCGCAAGGGCGAACGTATCGCAAATCCTGATCCGCCCGACCGCCGACACGGCGGCGATGTAG
- a CDS encoding biotin/lipoyl-containing protein: MATDILLPKIGFSMTEAQIAEWLAEDGAQVTEGQPLYLLEADKSANEVESPASGTLRIIAAPGETYEVGTVLGTIE; the protein is encoded by the coding sequence ATGGCGACCGACATATTGCTGCCCAAGATCGGCTTTTCGATGACCGAAGCCCAGATTGCAGAGTGGCTGGCCGAAGACGGCGCGCAGGTGACCGAAGGCCAGCCGCTCTATTTGCTGGAAGCCGACAAGTCGGCCAATGAAGTGGAATCCCCGGCCAGCGGCACGCTGCGCATCATTGCCGCGCCCGGCGAAACCTATGAAGTCGGCACGGTGCTTGGCACCATAGAATGA
- a CDS encoding enoyl-CoA hydratase/isomerase family protein: MTRTLPIYETILLERRGRLLVVTLNRPDALNAVNRVLHDELPDALVFAGTDPESDVILLTGAGRAFSAGGDIAHMEQSAADPHLFDHEARQAKRIVFAMLDIEKPVVCRMNGHAVGLGASIALLCDIVFAADGAKIGDPHVGIGLVAGDGGAVVWAQRIGLAKAKEYLLTGELLTAQKAAEIGLINHCLPAGELDGAVDAFCARLLAGAPNAIRWTKILTNMELKRIAGAVMEAGIAYESLSVRSADHREGIAALKEKRAPRFTGR; this comes from the coding sequence ATGACCCGCACGCTGCCCATCTATGAAACGATCCTGCTGGAACGGCGCGGGCGGTTGCTGGTGGTGACGCTCAACCGGCCCGATGCGCTGAATGCGGTCAACCGGGTGCTGCATGACGAACTGCCCGATGCGCTGGTCTTTGCCGGGACCGACCCGGAGTCCGACGTCATCCTGCTGACCGGCGCGGGCCGCGCCTTTTCGGCGGGCGGGGACATTGCGCATATGGAACAGAGCGCCGCCGACCCGCATCTGTTCGACCATGAGGCGCGGCAGGCCAAGCGGATCGTCTTTGCCATGCTGGACATCGAAAAGCCGGTGGTGTGCCGGATGAACGGCCATGCCGTCGGGCTGGGCGCGTCGATCGCCCTGCTGTGCGACATTGTGTTCGCCGCCGATGGCGCGAAGATCGGCGACCCGCATGTCGGCATCGGGCTGGTCGCGGGCGATGGCGGCGCAGTGGTGTGGGCGCAGCGGATTGGCCTAGCCAAGGCGAAGGAATATCTGCTGACCGGCGAATTGCTGACCGCGCAAAAGGCAGCGGAGATCGGCCTCATCAACCATTGCCTGCCTGCCGGGGAACTGGACGGCGCGGTCGATGCCTTTTGCGCGAGGCTGCTGGCGGGCGCGCCCAATGCGATCCGCTGGACCAAGATCCTCACCAACATGGAGTTGAAGCGGATCGCGGGCGCGGTGATGGAAGCCGGGATCGCCTATGAATCATTGAGCGTGCGCAGCGCCGACCATCGAGAGGGGATTGCGGCGTTGAAGGAGAAGCGCGCGCCGCGCTTTACCGGCCGCTGA
- a CDS encoding acid phosphatase, with protein sequence MKSYFSGCLLLALSSTAIAAETPMAPSRLGAGYLKDAVLPPDFAPPPPAPGSPAQARDEEASRAALALQGGSRWTLATADADLFGPRATATFSCALGIAIGPDTTPRLDRLLRRTISDFGRSTGAVKQRYARPRPFMVNGELTCTPDMEAALRKDGSYPSGHSAIGYGWGLMLAQLRPDLAPVLVARGRAFGDSRRICNAHWLSDTEEGRLAAAATLARLNADPQFQKDLKAARREATRATAKPADCAAEAAALTQGVSRP encoded by the coding sequence ATGAAATCCTATTTTTCCGGTTGCCTGCTGCTGGCGCTGTCCAGCACCGCCATCGCGGCGGAAACGCCCATGGCACCATCCCGGCTGGGCGCGGGCTATCTGAAGGATGCAGTGCTGCCGCCCGATTTTGCGCCGCCGCCGCCTGCGCCCGGTTCACCGGCGCAGGCGCGCGATGAGGAGGCGTCACGCGCTGCGCTGGCGCTGCAGGGTGGTTCACGCTGGACGCTGGCGACGGCGGACGCCGATCTGTTCGGGCCGCGCGCCACCGCGACATTTTCCTGCGCGCTCGGCATTGCGATCGGCCCGGACACGACGCCCCGGCTGGACAGGCTGTTGCGCCGGACGATTTCGGACTTTGGCCGCTCCACCGGCGCGGTCAAGCAACGTTATGCCCGCCCGCGCCCCTTCATGGTCAACGGCGAGCTGACCTGCACGCCGGACATGGAAGCGGCGCTGCGCAAGGACGGATCCTACCCGTCGGGCCACAGCGCGATCGGCTATGGCTGGGGGCTGATGCTGGCGCAGTTGCGCCCGGACCTTGCCCCCGTGCTGGTCGCGCGCGGCCGTGCGTTCGGCGACAGCCGCCGCATCTGCAACGCCCACTGGCTCAGCGATACCGAGGAAGGGCGGCTGGCCGCCGCTGCGACGCTCGCCCGGCTGAACGCTGATCCGCAATTTCAGAAAGACCTGAAGGCCGCCCGCCGTGAAGCCACCCGCGCGACCGCCAAACCGGCGGACTGCGCGGCGGAGGCGGCTGCCCTGACCCAAGGAGTGTCCCGACCATGA
- a CDS encoding DUF1330 domain-containing protein: MTAYFIFTREGPIVDQAAMDAYSAANRAQAAHFVAEYGLKPLAVYGALDTLEGDAPDGVIILAFPDADKARAWYNSDEYQKIIPLRDKAAPYRALLVEGL, encoded by the coding sequence ATGACAGCCTATTTTATCTTCACCCGTGAAGGGCCGATCGTCGATCAGGCAGCGATGGACGCCTATAGTGCGGCAAACCGGGCGCAGGCGGCGCATTTCGTGGCCGAATATGGGCTGAAGCCGCTGGCGGTCTATGGCGCGCTCGACACGTTGGAGGGGGATGCGCCTGATGGTGTCATCATCCTGGCGTTTCCTGACGCGGACAAAGCGCGTGCATGGTATAATAGTGATGAATATCAAAAGATTATACCATTGCGCGACAAGGCTGCGCCCTATCGGGCATTGCTGGTAGAGGGGCTGTAG
- a CDS encoding carboxymuconolactone decarboxylase family protein: MTTITPRILPLPRADWTDDAREVFAYWGEPNAWEEGSKTNVLMVMANHPDLGKVYNIWGKHLLMSNTLSTRHLELLILRVAWLVKSAYEWHNHVGYGLNAGLSLEDIAAIRDYPAGGNWDEADDAVLRSVGELIADGTISDATWAVLGRHFDKKQQMDLVFSIGHYVMTSWALSAFGVGIEGGADPIGFDLKTGSGKIPGKTYKPGETEDWTDSRGY; encoded by the coding sequence ATGACGACCATCACCCCCCGCATATTGCCGCTGCCCCGTGCCGACTGGACCGACGACGCGCGCGAAGTCTTTGCCTATTGGGGCGAACCCAATGCGTGGGAGGAAGGGTCGAAAACCAACGTGCTGATGGTGATGGCCAACCACCCCGATCTGGGGAAGGTCTATAATATCTGGGGCAAGCATCTGTTGATGTCCAACACCCTGTCCACCCGGCATCTGGAACTGCTGATCCTGCGCGTCGCCTGGTTGGTGAAGTCCGCCTATGAATGGCATAATCATGTCGGCTATGGCCTGAACGCGGGGCTTAGCCTTGAGGATATTGCCGCGATCCGCGATTATCCGGCGGGCGGCAATTGGGACGAGGCGGACGACGCCGTGCTGCGATCGGTCGGTGAACTGATCGCCGACGGCACGATCAGCGACGCGACATGGGCGGTGCTGGGCCGCCATTTCGACAAGAAGCAGCAAATGGATCTGGTCTTTTCGATTGGCCATTATGTCATGACCAGCTGGGCGCTGTCGGCGTTCGGCGTGGGGATAGAGGGCGGGGCGGACCCGATCGGCTTTGACCTCAAAACCGGGTCGGGCAAGATTCCCGGCAAAACATACAAGCCCGGCGAGACGGAGGATTGGACCGACAGCCGGGGTTACTGA
- a CDS encoding dienelactone hydrolase family protein, translating into MTQDADMTGAGAYPRAVLDLFDAYVHGAIDRRGFLNQCALYVGSTAAATATLAALSPDFARGQVIKPDDRRIVINHVDIPSPAGNGTIRAYVARPAAKKDAKLPVIIVAHENRGLNPHIEDITRRLAIDGYMAVAPDALTTIGGYPGDEDKARTAFATLDRTKIGEDFVAAATYARTMAGSNGKVGAVGFCFGGWIANLLATRLPTLRAAVPFYGSPAALADVPKIKAKLLIHYGGNDARTNAAWPDYEAALKQAGTRYKAYIYAGAEHGFNNDTTPRFDKAAADLAWARTMALFRRTLG; encoded by the coding sequence ATGACGCAGGATGCTGATATGACGGGCGCGGGCGCCTATCCCCGCGCGGTGCTGGACCTGTTCGACGCCTATGTGCATGGCGCGATCGACCGGCGCGGGTTCTTGAACCAGTGTGCGCTCTATGTCGGCAGCACGGCGGCGGCCACGGCGACGCTGGCAGCGCTCAGCCCCGATTTCGCGCGGGGGCAGGTGATAAAGCCCGACGACAGGCGGATCGTCATCAACCATGTCGATATTCCCTCGCCCGCTGGCAACGGCACGATCCGCGCCTATGTCGCGCGGCCCGCAGCCAAAAAGGACGCCAAGCTGCCGGTCATCATCGTCGCGCATGAAAATCGCGGGCTGAACCCGCATATCGAGGACATAACCCGGCGGCTGGCGATCGATGGCTATATGGCGGTCGCGCCGGATGCGCTGACCACGATCGGCGGCTATCCGGGGGATGAGGACAAGGCGCGCACGGCCTTTGCCACGCTGGACCGGACCAAGATCGGCGAGGATTTCGTCGCGGCGGCGACCTATGCGCGAACGATGGCGGGCAGCAATGGCAAAGTCGGCGCGGTGGGTTTCTGCTTTGGGGGGTGGATCGCCAATCTGCTGGCAACCCGCCTGCCCACATTGCGCGCGGCCGTGCCTTTCTATGGCAGCCCGGCGGCGCTGGCCGATGTGCCGAAAATCAAGGCGAAATTGCTGATCCATTATGGCGGCAACGACGCGCGGACCAATGCGGCCTGGCCCGATTATGAGGCGGCGTTGAAGCAGGCGGGAACACGCTACAAAGCCTATATCTATGCCGGCGCGGAACATGGGTTCAACAATGATACCACGCCCCGGTTCGACAAGGCGGCGGCGGATCTGGCCTGGGCGCGGACGATGGCGCTGTTCCGGCGGACTTTGGGCTGA
- a CDS encoding thiamine pyrophosphate-dependent dehydrogenase E1 component subunit alpha codes for MAELSNAPAPTPEQLVDIYRRMIRIERNDDAIRKTIRLGRLVMPYYSARGQEVIPATLSSLMTDDDKICTIYRGIHDMVAKDMPLRPLWAEIAGRVDGTCKGKGGPMHLTHPESGVMVTTGIVGSSMPIANGLAWAAKLDGSRRVTIAYFGDGASNIGAFHESLNLASVWKLPVIFVCQNNGFAEHTRYENGTSVDFISKRAIGYGMPGHTVDGNDPLAMFAAAHDAITRARDGEGPTLLECKTFRFHGHVLGDDDKYMTKEEKAAAIAKDPLPAFKAWLVAQGHATEDTLAAMQATIEAEIEDAQEFGLASPLPSVDELRRDVFAQEIPA; via the coding sequence ATGGCAGAGTTGAGCAACGCCCCGGCACCGACCCCGGAACAACTGGTAGACATCTACCGGCGCATGATCCGTATCGAGCGCAACGACGACGCCATCCGCAAGACCATTCGCCTTGGGCGGCTGGTCATGCCCTATTATTCGGCGCGGGGCCAAGAAGTGATCCCCGCCACCCTGTCATCGCTGATGACCGACGATGACAAGATCTGCACTATTTATCGCGGCATCCACGACATGGTGGCCAAGGATATGCCGTTGCGTCCCCTATGGGCGGAAATCGCCGGCCGGGTCGATGGCACTTGCAAGGGGAAGGGCGGGCCGATGCACCTCACTCACCCCGAAAGCGGCGTGATGGTCACCACCGGCATCGTCGGTTCGTCCATGCCGATCGCCAACGGCCTGGCCTGGGCGGCGAAGCTGGACGGGTCGCGGCGCGTCACCATCGCCTATTTCGGCGATGGCGCGTCCAATATTGGCGCTTTCCATGAATCGCTCAACCTGGCGTCGGTGTGGAAATTGCCGGTGATCTTCGTGTGCCAGAATAATGGCTTTGCCGAACATACCCGTTATGAAAACGGCACTTCGGTCGACTTCATTTCCAAACGCGCGATCGGCTACGGGATGCCCGGCCACACCGTCGATGGCAATGATCCGCTGGCGATGTTTGCCGCTGCCCATGACGCCATCACCCGCGCCCGCGATGGCGAAGGGCCGACGCTGCTGGAATGCAAGACCTTCCGCTTCCACGGCCATGTGCTGGGCGACGACGACAAATATATGACCAAGGAAGAAAAGGCCGCCGCGATCGCCAAGGATCCGCTGCCCGCCTTCAAGGCATGGCTGGTCGCACAGGGCCACGCCACCGAAGACACATTGGCCGCGATGCAGGCCACCATCGAGGCGGAGATCGAGGACGCACAGGAATTCGGCCTCGCCAGCCCCTTGCCATCGGTGGACGAACTGCGCCGCGATGTTTTTGCGCAGGAGATACCGGCATGA
- a CDS encoding alpha-ketoacid dehydrogenase subunit beta has protein sequence MSAKKMNSLQAVNAALHQAMAQDDKVIVLGEDIADREGGGVTGATAGLSTKFGDDRVKSTPISEQAIIGAAIGAALAGYKPVAEIMLMNFTAVAMDMIFNHAAKLRFMSGGQSTVPITIRTLTGAGWQTAGQHADHLEGWFAHSAGMKVVAPSNPVDYKGLLLSCIQDPDPCIFIESAGSLFIPAEVPDDLAPIPLGKARVVQEGTDVTIVSWSSQVIRCQQALAPLAEAGISVELIDLRTVSPWDKEAVLASVAKTGRAVIAHEAVRHFGPGGEIASTIAEELFGQLKAPVRRLGAPYSPVPFAKVLEDAYIVSPERVVETVKALMA, from the coding sequence ATGAGCGCGAAGAAAATGAACAGCTTGCAGGCCGTCAACGCGGCGCTGCATCAGGCGATGGCACAGGATGACAAGGTGATCGTGCTGGGCGAGGATATCGCCGATCGCGAAGGCGGCGGCGTCACCGGCGCGACGGCTGGCCTGTCGACCAAATTCGGCGACGACCGCGTCAAATCGACCCCGATTTCGGAACAGGCGATCATTGGCGCAGCCATCGGCGCGGCGCTGGCCGGGTACAAGCCGGTCGCCGAAATCATGCTGATGAACTTTACCGCCGTCGCCATGGACATGATCTTCAACCATGCGGCCAAGCTGCGCTTCATGTCGGGCGGGCAAAGCACCGTGCCGATCACCATCCGCACCCTGACCGGCGCGGGATGGCAGACGGCGGGCCAACATGCCGACCATCTGGAAGGCTGGTTCGCGCACAGCGCCGGGATGAAGGTCGTCGCCCCCTCCAATCCGGTCGATTATAAGGGGTTGCTGCTGTCCTGCATTCAGGATCCCGACCCCTGTATCTTCATCGAATCCGCAGGCTCGCTGTTCATTCCTGCCGAAGTGCCGGACGATCTGGCCCCCATTCCATTGGGCAAGGCGCGGGTGGTGCAGGAAGGCACCGACGTCACCATCGTCTCCTGGTCCTCGCAGGTCATTCGTTGCCAGCAGGCACTGGCGCCTTTGGCGGAAGCGGGCATTTCGGTCGAACTGATCGACCTGCGCACGGTATCGCCTTGGGACAAGGAAGCCGTGCTGGCGTCCGTCGCCAAGACAGGCCGCGCCGTCATCGCCCATGAAGCGGTGCGCCATTTCGGCCCCGGCGGCGAAATCGCATCGACCATTGCGGAGGAGCTGTTCGGCCAATTGAAAGCCCCGGTCCGCCGCCTTGGCGCACCCTATTCGCCGGTCCCCTTCGCCAAGGTGCTGGAGGACGCCTATATCGTCTCGCCCGAACGGGTGGTCGAAACGGTCAAGGCGTTGATGGCATAA
- a CDS encoding FAD-binding protein, whose amino-acid sequence MTGFDEMVDWVVVGSGAGSMSSALVMRDAGKSVVILEKTPFVGGTTAKSGGVMWIPANRFMLADGDDDSVDAAMAYLDAVQVVDGHPAPGTSREKRLAYVSQAPRAVDFLVGKGVALQRGATFWPDYYDELPGGCKTSRTVVAKPFDRKELGPWRDKLRKGFAEFNVTLVEGMEAQGHKRTNKASGKMLLRIVGRTIRDLLLGRKYTTAGAALQGRMLKAALAAGVDVRVDAPVSEILIEGGAATGVVTVKDGQPWRVGARLGVLVNAGGFAQNQAMRDRYIPGSKVEWSQTPEGDTGEMHRELERIGGQLAQMDQLVGYQMTPAPGWEALYVAPGAQSLTGKPHAILVDQSGTRFMNEGGSYELYCETMRRRNETVPAIPSWAIFDAQYTALYAVAGQYIDKKIPENWVESGYLHRADTVEGLAQSIGVDPAMLAATVARWNGFVADGVDGDFHRGERAYDKCGFVGDPFSERSSIGSIAKGPYYAVPVLPGDVSTYGGVVTDARGRVVDGAGGVIAGLYATGVTTASVMGNVYVGAGASIGPSMVFGYIAARDAAGLDNQP is encoded by the coding sequence ATGACCGGCTTTGATGAAATGGTCGACTGGGTCGTGGTCGGCAGCGGCGCAGGGTCGATGAGTTCGGCGCTGGTCATGCGCGACGCGGGCAAATCGGTCGTCATCCTCGAAAAGACGCCGTTCGTCGGCGGCACCACGGCCAAATCGGGCGGGGTGATGTGGATTCCCGCCAATCGTTTCATGCTGGCCGATGGCGACGATGACAGCGTGGACGCGGCCATGGCCTATCTGGATGCGGTGCAGGTGGTGGATGGTCACCCCGCGCCCGGCACATCGCGCGAAAAGCGGCTGGCCTATGTCAGCCAGGCACCCCGCGCGGTCGATTTTCTGGTGGGCAAGGGCGTGGCGCTGCAACGCGGGGCGACCTTCTGGCCCGATTATTATGACGAGCTGCCCGGCGGCTGCAAAACGTCGCGCACGGTTGTCGCCAAGCCGTTCGACCGCAAGGAACTTGGCCCATGGCGCGACAAGCTGCGCAAGGGCTTTGCCGAATTTAACGTGACTCTGGTCGAGGGGATGGAGGCGCAGGGGCATAAGCGCACCAACAAGGCGTCGGGCAAGATGCTGCTGCGCATCGTCGGGCGCACGATCCGCGACCTGTTGCTGGGGCGCAAATATACCACTGCCGGGGCAGCGTTGCAGGGGCGGATGCTCAAAGCCGCGCTGGCGGCGGGCGTGGACGTGCGCGTGGACGCACCCGTCAGCGAAATACTGATCGAAGGTGGCGCGGCGACCGGCGTGGTCACGGTGAAGGACGGCCAGCCCTGGCGCGTGGGTGCGCGGCTGGGCGTGCTGGTCAATGCGGGCGGCTTTGCGCAAAATCAGGCGATGCGCGATCGCTATATTCCCGGCTCCAAAGTCGAATGGTCGCAGACGCCCGAAGGCGACACGGGCGAAATGCACCGCGAACTGGAACGCATCGGCGGGCAACTGGCGCAGATGGACCAGCTGGTCGGTTATCAGATGACCCCCGCGCCCGGCTGGGAAGCGCTCTACGTCGCGCCCGGCGCGCAGTCCCTGACCGGCAAGCCCCACGCCATATTGGTCGATCAGAGCGGCACCCGCTTCATGAACGAAGGCGGCAGTTACGAGCTATATTGCGAGACGATGCGGCGGCGGAACGAAACGGTGCCTGCGATTCCCAGCTGGGCGATATTCGACGCGCAATATACCGCGCTCTATGCGGTTGCGGGCCAGTATATCGACAAGAAAATCCCCGAAAACTGGGTCGAAAGCGGCTATCTGCACCGCGCCGATACAGTCGAGGGGCTGGCGCAAAGCATCGGCGTCGATCCCGCTATGCTGGCGGCGACCGTGGCCCGCTGGAACGGTTTCGTCGCGGATGGCGTGGACGGTGATTTCCACCGGGGGGAACGCGCCTATGACAAGTGCGGCTTCGTGGGCGATCCCTTTTCGGAACGCAGTTCCATCGGTTCGATAGCGAAGGGACCATATTACGCCGTGCCGGTCCTGCCGGGCGATGTCAGCACCTATGGCGGGGTCGTCACCGATGCGCGCGGCCGGGTGGTCGATGGCGCGGGCGGCGTGATCGCGGGGCTTTACGCCACCGGCGTCACTACAGCGTCGGTCATGGGCAATGTCTATGTCGGCGCGGGGGCCAGCATCGGCCCGTCGATGGTGTTCGGTTATATCGCCGCGCGCGATGCGGCGGGGCTGGACAATCAGCCCTGA
- a CDS encoding MFS transporter: MADIEPRAPALSEALPSMAYRSWFLFIMVLVSASVQGERYLMVVMVEPIRRELGLSDAAIGMVKDMIIAIVYIVAIIPLARLADRWSKRKIVALAATLWSAAVIVCGAAKSFWVLLIGRAGIGLGEGGYTAPSQAWIADLFPVRQRATALSIFLLGASLGTFLGPAVGGWAVHEYGWRNTLMFASIPGFILAPIVWFTLRDTRAGLADGAPVETGPPASFLKTARELMAIRTLPPLILAASLNALLTMGFISWAPAFMERTHGMPANEAGLQMGGALFFGSAIGHTIGGPLADFLGRRDMRWYVWMLMISGALATGIGWLILTGSADRVFPLYGLNMLIGGLSAAPLMAVVAGLVPSRSRATAIAVLMVSIQVIGLGGGPVLVGWLSDILRPIYGEDSLGMAMRWALLVGFPSTILAWVASRSCRADFASAGGWNGAAINHATHG, translated from the coding sequence ATGGCCGACATCGAACCGCGCGCGCCCGCGCTATCAGAAGCGCTGCCCAGCATGGCCTATCGGTCCTGGTTCCTGTTCATCATGGTGCTGGTGTCCGCGTCGGTGCAGGGCGAACGCTATCTGATGGTAGTGATGGTCGAACCGATCCGCCGTGAACTGGGTCTGTCGGACGCGGCGATCGGCATGGTCAAGGACATGATCATCGCCATTGTCTATATCGTGGCGATCATTCCGCTGGCCCGGCTGGCCGACCGCTGGTCCAAGCGCAAGATCGTCGCGCTCGCCGCGACCTTGTGGAGCGCGGCGGTCATCGTCTGCGGCGCGGCCAAAAGCTTCTGGGTGCTGCTGATCGGGCGGGCGGGCATCGGCCTTGGCGAAGGGGGCTATACGGCCCCGTCGCAGGCGTGGATCGCCGACCTGTTCCCCGTTCGCCAGCGCGCGACCGCGCTCTCCATCTTCCTGCTCGGCGCATCGCTCGGCACCTTCCTTGGCCCGGCGGTGGGCGGTTGGGCCGTGCATGAATATGGCTGGCGCAACACGCTGATGTTCGCCAGTATTCCCGGCTTCATCCTGGCCCCTATCGTCTGGTTCACCCTGCGCGATACCCGCGCGGGGCTGGCCGATGGCGCGCCGGTGGAGACAGGCCCACCGGCCTCCTTCCTCAAGACCGCGCGCGAACTGATGGCGATCCGCACGCTGCCGCCGCTCATCCTCGCCGCCTCGCTCAATGCGTTGCTGACCATGGGTTTCATTAGCTGGGCGCCTGCCTTCATGGAGCGGACGCACGGGATGCCCGCCAACGAAGCCGGGTTGCAGATGGGCGGCGCTTTGTTCTTCGGCTCCGCCATCGGCCACACGATCGGCGGGCCGCTGGCCGATTTTCTGGGGCGGCGCGACATGCGCTGGTATGTGTGGATGCTGATGATCAGCGGCGCGTTGGCGACCGGCATCGGCTGGCTGATCCTGACCGGCTCTGCCGACCGGGTGTTCCCGCTCTATGGCCTCAACATGCTGATCGGCGGGCTGTCCGCCGCGCCGCTGATGGCGGTGGTGGCGGGGCTGGTCCCGTCTCGGTCGCGCGCCACCGCGATTGCGGTGCTGATGGTGTCGATTCAGGTTATTGGCCTTGGCGGCGGGCCGGTGCTGGTCGGCTGGCTCAGCGACATATTGCGCCCGATCTATGGCGAGGATTCGCTGGGCATGGCGATGCGTTGGGCGTTGCTGGTCGGCTTTCCCAGCACTATTCTCGCCTGGGTCGCCAGCCGGTCCTGCCGCGCCGATTTCGCATCGGCAGGCGGTTGGAACGGAGCGGCGATCAACCATGCGACGCATGGGTAA
- a CDS encoding Gfo/Idh/MocA family protein, producing the protein MKPLRVGIVSAAWGAFAHLPAWRAIPGVEVTAICTSREETARAAAARLNLPRAFWNAAEMCADPNIDIVDLGTRPGVRLPMVLAALANGTHVYNASPHAPDWAGAKAIDAAWRAGTSIGVVDAFAQWLPAHRQMKAMLDAGHVGAPLGGTCHFNISLFNSPNKHFPYNWFAQGGQGVSAVRNNGSHALYMLRHLFGPVAELVADDSQILRTWHFPDGDTITPETNDFANVILRFESGLTMQMQISWSMTLHDGWLIDIFGDKGRLVASSPTFPTARDCRLQGGQLGGAMEDIAIPDAFNSAPGIALDWQSEPQPSFPMALSMQAMVDAIHGRGGAAPDFAQALEIERLQEAIRLSSEARRWVRLADVT; encoded by the coding sequence ATGAAGCCCCTGCGCGTCGGCATCGTCAGCGCCGCCTGGGGTGCCTTCGCGCATCTGCCCGCCTGGCGCGCGATACCGGGCGTGGAGGTGACGGCGATCTGCACGTCGCGGGAGGAAACCGCGCGCGCGGCGGCGGCCCGGCTGAACCTGCCGCGCGCCTTCTGGAACGCGGCGGAGATGTGCGCCGACCCGAACATCGACATTGTCGACCTCGGCACCCGGCCCGGCGTCCGCCTGCCGATGGTGCTGGCGGCGCTGGCGAACGGGACACATGTCTATAATGCCAGTCCCCATGCTCCCGACTGGGCCGGGGCGAAAGCGATCGACGCGGCCTGGCGGGCCGGGACTAGCATCGGCGTGGTCGATGCCTTTGCCCAATGGCTGCCCGCGCACCGTCAGATGAAAGCGATGCTGGACGCGGGCCATGTCGGTGCGCCCTTGGGCGGCACCTGCCATTTCAATATTTCGCTGTTCAACAGTCCCAACAAGCATTTCCCCTATAACTGGTTCGCGCAGGGCGGGCAGGGCGTGTCGGCGGTGCGCAACAATGGCAGCCATGCGCTCTATATGCTGCGCCATTTGTTCGGCCCGGTCGCGGAACTGGTCGCGGACGACAGCCAGATATTGCGCACATGGCATTTCCCCGATGGCGACACGATCACGCCGGAAACCAATGACTTCGCCAATGTCATCCTACGGTTCGAAAGCGGCCTGACGATGCAGATGCAGATCAGCTGGAGCATGACGCTGCATGATGGCTGGCTGATCGATATATTCGGCGACAAGGGGCGGCTGGTCGCATCGTCGCCGACCTTCCCGACGGCGCGCGATTGCCGTTTGCAAGGCGGGCAATTGGGCGGGGCGATGGAGGATATCGCCATTCCCGACGCCTTTAACAGCGCGCCGGGCATCGCGCTCGACTGGCAGAGCGAACCGCAGCCCAGCTTCCCCATGGCGCTGTCGATGCAGGCGATGGTCGATGCGATTCATGGCCGTGGCGGTGCCGCCCCCGACTTCGCGCAAGCGCTGGAAATAGAACGCTTGCAGGAAGCGATCCGCCTGTCGAGCGAAGCGCGCCGCTGGGTGCGGCTGGCGGATGTGACCTGA